From the genome of Patescibacteria group bacterium:
AGATTTATTAGATATGAAATCTTAAAACAGTTAGGAGAGCAAATGGTAAATATGGCTGAAACATTTAAAGATGAAAGAACCTCAATGGACGAGAAGGCTAATGGATTGCATATAACTGACAGAGTACATGTTCAAATTCCAATGGATGAAAAATATTCTCTTGGAAATAATTTTAGTTTAAAAGAATTTGAATCTTTCGATCTAAATTTACCTGAAAGATTTATTAAGTTTATTGAAAGCGGACAATTAGACGAAATTGGATTCGAAAACGAGGCTGGTTACAAGGTTAGCGCTACCCTAGAAGGTGATAATTTAATTATAAAAAATGAAGGAGCTTTCTAAAATGAATTGCCAAAATTAAATACACTAATGTAGGGGCTTTTCAAAACAGCGCATAACAACGCATATCTGGCTACGGGAAAATCACTCAAATATATTCAAAGGATGTGATTTTCCCTCCGCCCAAATTTTCATCCCTTAGTTTCGATGAAGATTTAGGTGGAGATAATTAAACAAAGCATTTTCTGAAATCAAAGGTTCATCCTGTTAAATCGGGATGAAAACTTCAGATGATGCGTGAACGTTAGACGAAATTTATTTTTAATTCCCTTTAATACTTACGCTTATGAAAATAGCAATCATATCAGACATTCACGACAACTTTCATAATATTATTCTGACCTTGAAAGATATTAAAAAGCGAAAGGTCGATCAAATTATTTTTCTTGGCGATTTTATCAATAACGGAATAGCCAAGGTTCTTGCGGAATCACCAATTCCAATTTTTGCCATTTGGGGAAATAATGATGGTGATAAAACAATGATTACCAAAACATCGCTGAGTGAAAAAAGTAATTTAACCGTAAGTGAAAATATTTACGATTTTTTGGAGTTTGATAACAGAAAAATTTTTATAACCCATTATCCAGATTTGGCTAAGCCAATGGCAAAAACTGGAATTTACGACGCAGTATTTTATGGGCATAATCATTTGAAAAACGAAGATAAAATCGGCGACTGTTTAGTAGTTAACCCTGGTGAGATATCTGCCCACAAAACTGGTGTGGCAACTTTTGTGATTTACGATACCAAGAAAAATAATATTGATTTCATTGAGTTGAAAAACTCCGTGACTTGGAAAACGAAAGTTGTCGATGAATATATAAAAACTTCCACGTTTAAATTTAGTAAGTCTAAACGCCACCAGTATTAAAGGGAATTAAAAATAAACTCAAGGGGGGCGCTGCGCTTTTGCCCCGCTCATTATTAATAAATTCACATATAGGAAAGCGGGGCAAACCCTCGCCTAACAACGCGATAAGCGGAAAAGTCCTCAGCTCGGACTTTTCGCAAATTTGACTTATTTTTTATTTAACAGTAAAATAACTGCATAAACTATAAAAATATGCGTAAAATAGACCTAAAATCAGTAGTTTGGAAAGAGGGCAAACATTATGTTTCTCAATGTTTAGAAGTTGACGTTTCCAGCTTCGGAAAAACCAAAAAAGAAGCCTTAGCTATGCTACAAGAAGCATTGCAATTATATTTTGAAGATATTCCTGTTCCAAAAATGGCTGAGGTAAAAAATCCGATTATCGCTTCGGTTAAGCTTCAATATGCCTAAACCTTATCCACTTCGACTCATACTGAAAGTCCTTCTTAACAAGGGCTTCTTTTTTGTTTCACAAAATGGCTCGCACGCTAAGTATCGTTGTCATCACAACCCAGAATTAACCGTCATTATTCCAATGCACGGCAAAGAAGTGCTTTATGGCACTTTTAGGTCTATTTTACGCCAAGCAAAATTACAGCTTAGCGATTTTGATAATAAAAAATAAGTCAAACTTCGCTTATCGGTATACGTTAGGCGAAATAAAAAAACAAATTATAAAATATATGGAAAAACCAATTTATGAACATCCTGAGGATACCGCATCGGATTTGATGAAAAATGATTATCTAAACGAATATCTTACATTTAATAGGCTACTTTACGATGAAGGCAGCAAATATAAAAAACCGCCTCTTGCTCCGAGAGGTTTTTCTCAAAGATATCCAAATATGACATTCAGCGGCCTGCCTTTTAAGATTTCAGAAATAGATAGACAAAAAATTGAAGAACTAGATAAATTGTCTGTCGAGGCTAATCGTTTATTAAATGAAACGCCTTCAGACACAAATGCGCTATTAAAAATAGTTATTCTGGTTGCAGAAATATGCGGCAGGCCTGACTTTGCAAATAACTTTAGGGGAGGTGCCAAGGAATAATTTGTTTTTTTACATCGCCTAACACGCGATATCCGCAAGAGCTAAAGCCACATTTCAA
Proteins encoded in this window:
- a CDS encoding metallophosphoesterase, which codes for MKIAIISDIHDNFHNIILTLKDIKKRKVDQIIFLGDFINNGIAKVLAESPIPIFAIWGNNDGDKTMITKTSLSEKSNLTVSENIYDFLEFDNRKIFITHYPDLAKPMAKTGIYDAVFYGHNHLKNEDKIGDCLVVNPGEISAHKTGVATFVIYDTKKNNIDFIELKNSVTWKTKVVDEYIKTSTFKFSKSKRHQY
- a CDS encoding type II toxin-antitoxin system HicB family antitoxin, encoding MRKIDLKSVVWKEGKHYVSQCLEVDVSSFGKTKKEALAMLQEALQLYFEDIPVPKMAEVKNPIIASVKLQYA
- a CDS encoding type II toxin-antitoxin system HicA family toxin; protein product: MPKPYPLRLILKVLLNKGFFFVSQNGSHAKYRCHHNPELTVIIPMHGKEVLYGTFRSILRQAKLQLSDFDNKK